The genomic stretch GTAGGAACATAGCAAGCGGATATACGGTGGCATATCCCACGGCCGGAGCGTCACATGAAGTCAGATCATTGGAATAGGCGAGGGCAGGCGGATTAGTATTTGCTCCTGATAATACACCAATAAGGGTATAATAGTTTAATTTACAGGCATAACGCCCAATGAGCCCCGTTATGATTAATGGTACGGTCGTAATAATAGCTCCATACATAATCCAAATATATCCACCTTCATTTACAATTGTCTCTATAAAATCTTTCCCGGCTCCCAACCCTACACAAGCTAGGAATAAGGAAATCCCGATTTCTCTTATCATCAAGTTAGCACTCATCGTGGTGTATGTAATCATTTTATATTGAGGACCGAAACGACTGATAAGAATGGATACAATAAGCGGTCCACCTGCTAGACCAAGTTTTACTGGTTGTGGAATACCTGGAAACATAAATGGAATACTTCCCAAGATACATCCTAATGCGATGCCGAAAAAAATGGGGATAAGATTGGGATGATTCAGTCTCTTCATGGAGTTTCCTAAAACCTTTTCGGCATGAGTGACAGCAAGTTCACTACCAACTATAGTTACACGGTCGCCCATTTGCAACTGTAAATGTGGGGAGGCTACCAAGTCTACTCCTGAACGGTTGATACGGGTGATGCTCGCACCGAAGTTATTTCGTATCTTAAGTTGTGAGAGCATTTTTCCATTTAACTCAGGCTTTGTTATCAAAATGCGGCGTGAGATAAGTTTCTTGTTTAACTGTTCCCATTCCATTTCTACCTGTTTGCCAAAAAATACTGTAATCGCTTCAATGTCAATAGGGTTCGAGATAACCAGAATCTTGTCATCAATATGTAATATCGTTTCTGAATTTACTAGTTCCACTTCCTGTTGTCCGTCATGATGGCGTATGCGCGAAATGACGAAGTTGCGGTTTACCAAAGGACGTATTTCCTTAATGGTCTTCCCATGTATTGCTTCATTTTTTATCTCTAATGTAACGGGGCGTACGGTCAGTTCCTGTAAATGTCCCAATCCTTTTTCGGCATCAGCTTCTTCTTGTGATGTTTTGATATTAAGAATGTATTTCAGTGCAAGCAATGAGAGAATGGCACCAACCACCCCCAAGGGATAGGCAACAGCATATCCCATCGCAATCTCCGGTGCATCTATGCCATTTAAATCACTATTTGCCTGTTGGGCGGCACCAAGGCCGGGAGTATTGGTAACAGCACCAGAGAGAATGCCGACCATGGTGGTTATGGGAGTTCCGGTAGTAAAATGTAAAATGATAGTAATGACTACACTGATAAAAATAGCCCCCATAGCCAACATGTTCAGCGTAAATCCTCCTTTCTTAAAGGCTGAGAAGAAACCGGGACCCACCTGCAAACCAATGGAATAGACGAACAAAATAAGACCGAATTCTTTTAGAAAATGTAGCAGGTGTTCATCCAGATTCAGATTGAAATGGCCGAATACGATACCGACAAAAAGAATCCATGTGACACCAAGTGAGATGCCGGATATTTTTATTTTACCCAGCATAATTCCAAAGGCGATAACTAGTGACAGAATGAGTACGGAGTGTGCTACACCTCCGCCCCAAAGATTGGGATATCCTTCAAAGAGGTTTTTAAGAAGTTCCATAGTATTAAGAAATATATTTATTTTTAACTAAGTCATCATTTTATATTTAAAATTTCCCATCATATGGGTTGGTAAAAGTATCCCCGGAAAAATCACTTCTGCGGGGATACACACACATTGAACAATTACAACGGCATATTGCCGTGCTTTTTAGGCGGATTGCTTTGGTTTTTGTTGTGACACATTTCCAAAGCCTGAATGAGTTTATAGCGGGTGTCACGGGGCATAATCACTTCATCAATCAAGCCGCGTTCTGCCGCACAATAAGGGTTAGAGAATTTATCTTCGTAATCTTTGATTATTTCTTGTTTTTCTTCAGGAGTGGATTTCCGATAGAGGATATTTACAGCTCCCGCAGCTCCCATAACGGCTATTTCCGCCTGTGGATAAGCCAGGTTCACATCGGCTCCCGTCGGTTTGCTGGACATGACAATGTAGGCACCTCCGTAAGCTTTACGGGTAATTAAAGTTACCTTGGGCACTGTAGCTTCGGCGTATGCATAAACTATCTTCGCACCGTGGCGGATGATGCCGTTGTGTTCCTGTATTGTTCCGGGCAGGAAGCCGGGAACATCCTCGAAAGTGATCAGAGGAATGTTAAAGCAGTCGCAGAAACGGATAAAACGGGCAGCCTTGTCACTGGCGTCAATGTCAAGGACGCCGGCCAGCCAGGCGGGCTGATTGGCAACAATACCTACGGAACGACCTCCCAGGCGACCGAACCCCACCACCACATTTTTAGCAAAGTGAGGCATCACCTCGAAGAAATACTGGTTATCCAGCACCGGTTCGATGATATCCTTTATATCATAAGGCATATTCGGATCTTCGGGAATGACAGTCTGCAACGCCTCCACCTGACGATGGATGTCATCGTTGCAGGGAACCAACGGCGCATCCTCCATATTGTTGGAAGGCAGGAAACTCAGCAATTCACGGATACTCATCAGCGTTTCCTCCTCATTGTCGCACATAAAATGGGTCACACCGCTTTTGCTGCTGTGGGTATAGGCACCGCCCAGTTCTTCCTTGCCCACCTCCTCGTTAGTCACAGTCTTCACCACATCCGGGCCGGTGATGAACATGTGGCTCTTCTCTTTTACCATAAAGATAAAATCGGTTAGTGCTGGTGAGTAGCAGGCTCCTCCGGCACAAGGACCCAAGATGGCGGAAATCTGCGGGATAACACCTGAGGCGATAGTGTTCTGATAGAAAATAGAGGCATATCCGGCAAGGCTGTTCACCCCTTCTTGGATGCGTGCGCCTCCCGAATCGTTCAAAGCGATAACGGGAGCTCCCGTCTTCAAAGCCAGTTGTTGCACCTTCACGATTTTGGCAGCATTGGTCTCGCTCAGCGAGCCGCCATGTGCGGTAAAATCATATGCATAGACAAACACCGGACGGCCGTCTATCTTTCCGTAACCGGTGACCATACCATCTCCGGCAATCTGCTTCTTCTCCATGCCGAAGTTGGTACAACGGTGGTTCACCAGCTTGTCCAGTTCATTGAACGTACCTTTGTCCAGCAACATTCCGATACGCTCGCGAGCGGTCATCTTCCCTTGGGCGTGTTGTTTCTCGATCTTGTCCACACCGCCGCCCAGCGACGCGCGTTTGTCCAGCTCTTTAAACCGGCTGTATATTTCTTCTCTTGTCATGATCAATCTTCTTTTATTATATCCAATACTATTAATACCTGGTTAGCATTGACGGAATCCCCTTCATTGACCAGGATATCCCTTACCGTGCAGTCCGAGGTCACTTTGTAGTTGCTCTGCATCTTCATGGCCTCCAGCACTACCACAATATCCCCGGATGACAGACGGTCTCCTTTCCGGACGGGAATTTTTACAACCTTTCCGGGCATGGGAGCTACAATCTTGTCATCCTGTCTCTCCTCGCCGCCCTTTTTCATACGCAGATACTTGGTCTGGGTGTCCACTATGTCCACATGATAGGAACGGTAGAACATATTCACATCATAACTCTTTCCACCCTCCCCACGGATCAGTTCGGCATTGAAGGAATTGCCATCGTGCAGGATGGAACAGCTTCCGTTCTCGGCCATAACGATATCCACATCATACGGTTTTCCGTCAATCATAAACTGTACCTTGTTTCCTTCCTTGCTCACCAACGTCACATCGGCTACGCGGTCTCCAATATGTATTTCCATACTTTTGCTTAATTAAATGAAGAATCAGATTCTCAATACTCCTTTCTGCAAGCCGAACTCACGCCAGCGGCTGATGGGACGGGCATCAGACAGCTGGGGACTCTTGTTCTCTTCCAGATTCATCAGATAGTCAATATAAGAGGCGATCATGGCGATATTCTCAATCTCCTCATTATTACCGTTGCCACGGAGCAGCATACGCGAGTTCTTCTCTATGAACAAGGTATTATACTCACCCTTTACAAAGTCGGGGGTATGCATGATGCGTTTCAGATAACTGAGGTTGGTCTTCAGCCCCGTAATCTTGTACTCGTAAAGTACCCGGCGCATACGTTCTATGGCATATTGGCGGGTCGTAGCCCATACAATCAGCTTGCCTATCATCGGGTCGTAATAGATGGGAATCTCGTAACCTTCGTAAACGTAGCTGTCAATGCGTACGCCGATGCCGTTAGGCTCCGTCAGCTGTTTGATGATACCCGGCGAAGGCATGAAGTTGTTCTCCGTGTCTTCCGCACAGATACGACATTCGATGGCATGACCGCGCTGGAAAAGTTCTTCTTGCTTCAGGTGCAGCACCTCGTTATTGGCTATACGGATTTGTTCTTTTACCAGATCCACGCCCACCACTTCTTCGGTGATGGGATGCTCCACCTGCAAACGGGTGTTCATCTCCAGAAAATAGAAATCGCGGTTCTTGTCCACCAGAAACTCGATAGTTCCGGCTCCCGAATAGTTCACCGCCCTGGCGGCAGCCACTGCCTTTTCCCCCATCTCCTGGCGGAGTTCCGGAGTAAGGAACGGAGACGGGCTCTCCTCTACAATCTTCTGGTTGCGACGCTGGACAGAACACTCGCGGTCAAACAGATGGATTACATTGCCATGATTGTCACCCAGAATTTGAAATTCTATATGATGGGGTTCCTCCACAAATTTTTCCAGATAAACCGTATCATCCCCGAAAGAAGACATGGACTCGGAACGGGCGGTGTTATATGCCTCCACCACTTCGTCTTCACTGTGTATCAGCCTCATCCCTTTACCGCCGCCTCCCATAGAAGCCTTCAGCATGACAGGATAGCCTATTGCATTACAGATACGTACCGCCTCTTCGGCACTTTGCAACGGTTGTTCCGTACCGGGGACCACGGGAACGCCTGCGGCAATCATACGCTTACGGGCGGCAATCTTGTCACCCATCGCTTCCATCGTCTCGGCGGAAGGGCTGATAAAGATGATCCCCTCCTCTTTGCATCGGCGGGCAAAATCAGCATTCTCGGACAAAAAACCATAACCGGGATGAATGGCATCGGCTTTGCATCGTTTGGCAGTCTCTATTACTTTTTCTATATTTAAATAGCTTTCCCTGGCTATAGCAGGACCTATAAGATAGGCCTCGTCAGCATACATCACATGATGAGAAGTGCGGTCGGCTTCTGAAAAGACAGCAACGGTCCGTATGCCCATTTCTCGGCAGGAACGCATTACACGTAAGGCTATTTCACCTCTGTTTGCAATCAATACTTTCTTTATCATTTTTCTTCTTATTATAACGGGGGTTAATTTCGCAGGCATAGAAACTGTCCTTGACGGCTTTCAGGCAGTCATGGCACAGGCAATCGGAATAATTCTCCATTAAATAGGTGCGTTGCAGAGCATCCAGTCGGACAGTTGCGCAATGACACGATAAAATATCATTGTGCATACAATCAAATGTTGCACCACAACGTGGACATACCTTTTTCATAGGCATTCCTCCCGTAAATTTTTTATTTTCTTATTTTCTTTCGTACTGCTTTCCTAATCCCACGAGTAAAAACAGCCTTTAATGAATGGCAGGTCTTCTGACTGACTCCTTATCTTGAAGCCTTCCCGATGTGAGGATTGTCACATCAGTGGCAAAGGTATTTTTCAAGATTCCAGCAGAGCTTCACAGCAGCGGGACTGTCCGGGATTTGCACCCGATTCCCTTTTAATCCGAATAGCAGATAGACTATCCGAAACCAATTCGGGGCAAAGATAATGGATTTTATAATTAAACGAAGCGGAAAAGATGAAAAAAGTGTTGCTTGAAGTTTTTTTTCTTTTTCCAGTTGTTTTATTGATTTAATTCCTAACTTTGTCAGTAATATCGGTTTCCGGATTAGCCGTTGGCGCGAAACGGAATTAAAAGGGAATCCTGTGCAAATCAGGAACTATCCCCGTAGCTGTAAGTTTTATCCTCCCATAGTGTGGGGAAGTGTTGTGACATTCTTAGCCACTGGTTATTGTGAAAACCGGGAAGGCGTTACAACGGAAACAAGTCAGAAGACCTGCCGTTATTGTTTATATCATTCATGGCTTTCGGGTGAAAGGCGATAGAACGAATCATACTGATCCTTTTTATTACTGGTTTCCATGAATTGTCGTGTGTGAAAGACTTATATTGAATAATGTGTGTTTTGTATAACCTTAATTTATAAGTATGATTAATTCAGAGGTATTTATTATTAAGAGAGATGGTAAAAAAGAAACTTTCTCTCTTGATAAAATTAAAAATGCAATAGCCAAAGCATTTTTGTCAGTAGGAAGTTTTGCTACCCAGGATGTGATTACTACTGTATTGAGTCGCGTTAGTGTCAGTGATGGAATGAATGTGGAAGAAATCCAGAATCAGGTGGAGGTGGCCCTGATGGCTGAACATTATTACAGTGTTGCCAAGGCGTATATGCTGTATCGTCAGAAACATTTGGAGGATCGTGAGGTGAGAGATAAACTGAAGTTTTTGCTTGACTATTGTGACGCTTCCAATCCGGCAACCGGCAGTAAATATGATGCGAATGCCAATGTGGAGAATAAGAATATTGCTACGCTGATAGGAGAGTTACCCAAATCAAATTTTATTCGTCTCAACCGTCGTCTGTTGACTGACCGTTTGAAAGACATGTATGGAAAGGAATTGTCCGATCGTTATTTGGAACTTCTGAATCATCATTTTATTTATAAAAATGATGAAACTAATCTGGCTAATTATTGTGCCAGCATTACTATGTATCCTTGGTTGAATAATGGTACGATAGCAGTGGGAGGGAACTCTACGGCTCCTACTAACTTGAAATCTTTTTGTGGTGGATTTGTCAATATGGTTTTTATTGTATCCAGTATGTTAAGTGGTGCCTGTGCTACTCCAGAGTTTTTGATGTATATGAATTATTTCATTGGTTTGGAATATGGGCAGGAATATTATAAGTATCCCGATAAGATTGTTGATTTATCTACCAAACAAAGAACAATAGACAAAATCATTACAGACTGTTTCGAGCAAATAGTATATTCTATTAACCAGCCTACAGGGGCGCGTAATTTTCAAGCCGTCTTTTGGAATGTAGCTTACTATGACAAATATTATTTTGAAAGTCTTTTTGGTAACTTCTTTTTTCCCGATGGAAGCCAACCTGACTGGAATTCACTAAGTTGGTTGCAGAAACGTTTCATGAAATGGTTTAATAAAGAGCGTACACGTACTGTTTTAACATTTCCTGTAGAAACAATGGCGCTTTTGACTAAAGATGGTGATGTATTAGATAAGGAATATGGTGACTTTACGGCTGAAATGTATTCCGAAGGTCATTCTTTCTTTACTTATATGAGTGATAATGCAGATTCTTTAAGTAGTTGCTGCCGTCTTCGCAATGAGATACAGGACAATGGTTTCAGCTATACTTTGGGAGCAGGTGGGGTTTCTACAGGCTCAAAAAGTGTGCTGACTATTAATTTGAACCGTTGCATCCAGCATGCGGTGAAATCCGGTATACTTTATCCGTTTTTTTTGGAAGAAGTGGTTGATTTGGTACACAAAGTCCAGTTGGCTTATAATGAGAATCTGAAATTGTTGCAGTCGAAAGGTATGCTGCCTTTGTTTGATGCTGGTTACATCAATATGAACCGTCAGTATCTAACTATCGGTGTTAATGGTTTGGTGGAAGCAGCGCAATTTATGGGTATTGAAATCAATGATAACCCTAAGTATGAAGCATTTGTTCAGGAGATTTTAGGAATGATTGAACGATATAATAGGAAGTACCGTACAAAGGATGTTTTGTTTAATTGCGAAATGATTCCTGCTGAGAATGTAGGAGTGAAGCACGCTAAATGGGATAAAGAAGCAGGCTTCCAAACATTCCGAGAATGTTATAACAGTTATTTCTATATTGTAGAAGACAAATCGTTGAATGTTGTCGATAAATTCCGTCTGCATGGACGCCGCTATATAAAGCATTTAACGGGAGGCTCGGCCTTGCACATGAATTTGGAAGAACATCTTAGTAAGGAGCAGTACAGACAACTACTTCGGGTAGCTGCTATAGAAGGCTGTAATTACTTTACATTTAATATACCGAATACCATTTGCAATGAATGTAAGCATATTGATAAGAGATACTTGCATGAATGTCCTGAATGTCATAGTCGGAATGTGGATTATCTGACACGTGTTATCGGGTATATGAAGCGGATCAGTAATTTTTCTCAGGCAAGGCAGAAGGAGGCTGCACAAAGATATTATGCTCCGTTACGTTGATTATGACATCGTATTTCAAGAAATTCCGGATGAAGTCACTCTGGCGATCAATCTCTCTAACTGTCCCAATAGGTGCAAGGGCTGTCATAGCCCTCATTTGTTGGAAAATGTAGGAGAATCTTTAACGGAAGAAAGTCTTGGGCATCTTTTACAGAAGTATGGAAAGGCGGTGACTTGCGTCTGTTTTATGGGAGGCGATGCCGAACCCTTTGAAGTGGAAAGGTTGGCAGGATTTCTTCACCGACAGTCTATCGCTTTGGTAAAGGTGGGTTGGTATTCGGGGAAGAATGAATTGCCGGAAGGTCTTTCCGTTCAGAACTTTGAATATATAAAGTTGGGACCGTATATTGAAAAATTGGGTGGCTTGAAATCTCCTGATACCAATCAGCATTTCTATCGGATATACGGGGATGAGATGAAAGATATTACCTATCGGTTTTGGCGTATCTGAAAAAGGCGGAAATAAATTCCGCCTTTTTCAGATAAATATATTAAGTTGGTTATGCTTCCGGTTGATAGTCTTCACCATTCTCCCATGCACTGTCGTCATTCCAGTTTTCATATAAATGGTTTACCCAAATTTGGCGAATCTCAGGATAACTGCCAAGGGCTTTCATATTACATCCGTCTTTAATACCATGATCAGCTCCGGCTTGATCTATCGGGTGGCTTTCGAATGTTCTGTCCACTTTGAATCCTAATTTCTCCAAACGTTCACGCCAGCTATATTCATTTGTATTGATTTCCACATTACTTACATCGTCATCTTCGGCCATAGCTTCCAATCCCCAAAGGTCGTTGTGGGCATGGTCACCGGCAATTGACATGAAAGGTGCAAGATAAACATTTACTTCTGATGGGTTCAGGCCGTTCTTTTCGCAATAGCTCATCACCTTAGAGTACATACAGTCGGGATATTGGGTTTTGTCAAATCCTTCTACAGGAATTCTATTAGCCGGTTCTTCCTCTATTTCTTTCGGGAAGAAAAGCATGTCACCATAATCCACAGTACCTACAAAGATATTGTTGTTGGCAGCAAGTTCCTGCAATGCTTTTTCCATGTCAGAGTACTTTTTGTTAGCATTGTAATTCTCATCCGGATTACCGTGTCCCATTAGAAGCACGATGTTGTTCTTGTCTGCTAATTTAGACTCATAGTGTTTGTAAAGTATCTCTGCTACATCTTTAGTATCTTCTGCACTGGAAAGAAGGTTGGCACCCTTCAATACATCAATATGCGGATACCATTGAATCATAAAGTATTTTTTTACATCAGTATTCATTAATGAAAGATATTCTTCGCCTGGAATTACATGCAATGATTGTACAGCCACACGTTTGTATCCTGCATCGCCTATTGCTTTCAACCATTGGTCCAATTCATAACGTGCTATGCCGGTAGATGCTTCTACACGTCCGATACATGTACGTGAAGTAAATGACATATAAATATCCGTATTGGGGAATTTAGCTTTAAAATCCTCAATCACATCATCATAAACAGAAAGGGACTCATTATAGGTACTGCCAAAAGTACAGAGCAAAATGGCTGTGTCGTGTTGCTTGGTTCTGGTTACTACATCCACAGCAGGATTAACAGTACTTTCTTCATCATCATTGTCACTACAGGAACTGAATCCTGTGCAAGTTGCGGCAGCAACAAAAGCCGCCATCAGATAATACTTGAATTGTTTCATACGAATAAAAATTAATTTATAAATTGTTGGTTATTAATTGTTTTTGAATTTAATGAGGGCGGAGACATAAAAAGTTCTTCCGGGAGTTGATGTGGCACGATTCCGTCCGAAAGGAGTACGGTCTACATAGTCAAATACATTATCTACCCCGGCATTCATCGTTAATGACCACCGTTTCATTTTTAATAATGAGTGGGCTGTGTTGATACGCCAAGTTTGGAATCCGTCGGCATTATTATCATTTATATAACGGCGTGTAGACTGATATCTGCCATAGATGCCGATACCCAAACGATACAGTTTCCATGAATGTTGCCATAAGACATTTAAATTTGCATTATGGCTGGAAGTAGCATCAATAGGAAGATATTTCATATAATCTATACCTTTGTTAGGATATTGCGCTTTTGGATCAGCATAACTATATCCGCCGGCAAGGCTGAGAGATTTTGCAGGACGATAGTTGAAGGTGAAATCCATACCATAAATACGTGCCTTTGTCAGATTCTTATATTGTTTGCTCTTTTCTACTTCAAGAAACTTTTCATCGGGAGTTACGGAAATTTCAACCAACTCAATCATGTTGTGAAGATAATTCATGTATCCGGTTAAACTGGCTTGGAATTTTTGCCCTACGTACTCGATACCGATTGAAGCATATTGTGAGGTTTGTGCTTTTAGATTTGTGTTGCCATGATATGCAGTCAAGGCACCGCCTCCGATAACGCCGGTATAATTATAATAAAGTTCTTTAATAGTGGGTGCTTTGTAGCCTAAAGCATAAGAAGCACGCAAATTAATATGTTCTCCGGGTTTATAAAGTCCTGATATTTTCGGACTGAAATTCAATCCTGTTTCCTTGTGTTGTGTTCCTCGTACCCCGGCAGTCAGAACCAGATTTTCTCTGGCTGTCCATTCCTCCTGTATATAAGCTGCCAACGTATAAACGGAAGCGCGGTCACCGTCAATGTGATGAGGTGATTCCAAATGATTGTACTGATATTCGATTCCTGCATTTAAAATATGGTCCTCTCCAAGATAAAATACACTTTTTACCTGGCCTAATATTTGTTTCTGAATACTTTGTTTGATACGTTGACCGGCAAAGTAGGTGATACGTTCATGGCGGTCATTGTCTAGAAAATAATCAGTATGCTCGTTTAGCTTATAGTCATAGAAGTAACCGTATCTGCCATACGAGAGGTCTGCAGTCAGATAATTCCGTTTTCCTAATTTATATTTACTTCCTACTGCAAATGTATAGTTGCGATAATAAAAATCGTTGGCTTGATATTTCCAAGGACCGTGTGTACGCATTACCCAACGCTCATAATAAGTGCCTTCTGCAGTGAGGTCTAGTTTGCGATTGACTTGCCATTCAATGTTCTCGGACAGGGTATAGTTTGAAGAACGGTTTACGGTCAACATAGTAGAGCCGGATTTCAATTGATTCTGATCCCACTGCAGGTCTGTATTCCGCCAGCCATCGGTATGCCGGAAGTTGATTCCGGTTACAGATTTTATCTTTCCATAATTAAAGCCGAAACTGGTACTTTGACGTATATCACCATATTCACCTATGCGGGATGTATTGGTGAGCTCCATTTTTTCACGGTTACGTTTGGTTATGATATTGATAACTCCGGCTATTGCGTCACTGCCATAAAGTGAAGAAGCGGCCCCTTTTACAATCTCTATGCGTTCTATATTAGCTGGATTTAATTGATTCAAGTCGTTTTGCCCTCCTACATCGCCATTCATTCTTTTTCCATTTATCATGATCAGGATATAGTCATTGTTCAATCCGTTTAGTTGGATATGGCTCCCCATATCACCATCATGAAAGGTCAATGAAGGACTAAGACCACTGAGCAAATCGTCTATACTGCGTGCCTGATATTGTTCCAAAGCTTTGCTGGTTATTACTTCAGTCTGTACGGGAGCATCTTTCAGATAATGTTCAGTACCTGTACCCGTGATGACCACTTCATTCAGTAATACGGACAATTCTTTATCGTCTTTATCTTTGAGAATACTTTGGGCACTTGCAATTTGTGTACCTAATAGTAGAATAGCAGGAAGTAAATACCTCATATTGTGTTTTATTTAATTTGCAAAATAAAACATCAAGTTTCCCTCTGATAAAGAGGAATGCCACAAAGGAATAGACGTTGGAAAACGCTTGTTCGAATGGACACATACTTCTAATCCTGGAAGCTTGGTGTTTATTGTTCAACAGACTTAGCAGGTATTCTGGCTTTCCTCTGATTGGAAACCTTCCCATTTCTTCAAATGAAACAGTGGTTTTGGACTATCCAATCAACATAATGAGGATTTACAGCTGCAGGTACAGCCCCGGATTTACACCGGATTCCCTTGCATCGGGCTATGTGATAGCCCGATTACTAATTCTGTTGCAAAGATATAGGTTTATTTTATATTATCTTCGATAAGTCTTTGATTTTTTTAGCTTTTAAATTTTAAAGACAAACTGATATAGAATGAACGTCCGGGGGTAAGAGTTGCATAATTGCTGTTATAAGGACGATCATCCGTATAATCGAACAGGTTTTCTATGCCACATCCGGGTTCTATGATTACAGATTTTAAGTTGAAAGAATGGCGTGTGTTTAAATCCCACAATTGATAGTCGGGAGCATAGCCATAACTTTTAGAGAAACGTTTGCTGTTGATACGACCGTTCAAATTTATGTTCAACCGATATATCTTCCATGAATGCGCCCATTGGGCATTGATATTGTATGCGTTTTTAATACTTTTGTCGATGGGTTGTTCCAATTCCACGTCTTGGGTATTAAGATGAGTATATCCTCCGCTTAAATTGAACCCGGCACCTAGGTATGCATTGGCGGATACATTGATTCCGTATACTTTAGCCTCCGCTATATTATCACGTTGACGAACTTCCTTATGACCATATTGCTCCATAGCTTTATCTCCCGTGGCAATCGTATTATAATCTATCATGTCACGAATATTATTATAAAAAGCATTGACTGATACAGAAAAACGCTCATGTACATACTCTGCACTCAATGAGAAATAATCATTCTTTTCCGGCTTTAAATCCAAATTGCCTATTGTTAACCTGTCATTTTTTTTAGCTATGTCAGTGGCATAGAGTTCAGACAGGGTAGGAGTTCGGAAACCTGCTGCATAGGAGGCACGGAAATTGAATTTGCCGGGTTTATACATCAGTGCTACATTGGGAGTGGCATGATTTTTGAAATTTTCATGATAAATGTAACGTACACCGATCAAAGCCTGTAGATTTCTCAGTAACTTTATTTCATCTTGTGCAAACAAGGCCAGTGTATAAGCATCTTCTTTAGCTATATTGTCTGTTTGACTTTTCAAGACATCAACGATATATTCTGTGCCGACTGAAAGTTTGTGCCGGCCACCTAATTTAAAGATACCTTTTATGCTAAGATTGTGATTGCGGGTCCGTTTGCGCACTTGCTCTTCACCTGCTTTTCCATTATAAGTTTTATTGTCTTTAAAAAAACAATAAGAGGAAGAAAAATGATCGGCGTAATAGTCTGCGGTAATATAATTCCCTTTACTTATCATGTATTGGGTACCAATACCATAATTAAAGGTTTCATGCAATATGTTGTAGTCGTATGCTTCATAAGGGCGGCGTGTCTTGTTGTCATAATATCCGCCGCGGGCATAAAAGGAGAGTT from Phocaeicola dorei encodes the following:
- a CDS encoding TonB-dependent receptor translates to MKVKLLLTAITLSCLAIDVLAQVSISGKIVSADTNEPVVGANIRIDQSLSGCTTNGKGEFNINNLPDGKHVLRITHVSYTPKSVTTKGGEKNLLIKLQDSFTNIGQVVVTGTGTHHRMTDSPVPVSVITAKDLSNASVTSLDEALQKLTPSFSSMTNGMGTTLSLNGLPDDYFIFLENGKRLYGDDTYARINVAKIKRIEILNGASSALYGTNAIGGVINIITDDAKNAINVSSDTRYASKGRFTQSVNADVNTGKFGSYTSYRRQQAEGWQLNPYEENSKTHELEETGKVASTGFYANTVNQKFTFDATDKLSFYARGGYYDNKTRRPYEAYDYNILHETFNYGIGTQYMISKGNYITADYYADHFSSSYCFFKDNKTYNGKAGEEQVRKRTRNHNLSIKGIFKLGGRHKLSVGTEYIVDVLKSQTDNIAKEDAYTLALFAQDEIKLLRNLQALIGVRYIYHENFKNHATPNVALMYKPGKFNFRASYAAGFRTPTLSELYATDIAKKNDRLTIGNLDLKPEKNDYFSLSAEYVHERFSVSVNAFYNNIRDMIDYNTIATGDKAMEQYGHKEVRQRDNIAEAKVYGINVSANAYLGAGFNLSGGYTHLNTQDVELEQPIDKSIKNAYNINAQWAHSWKIYRLNINLNGRINSKRFSKSYGYAPDYQLWDLNTRHSFNLKSVIIEPGCGIENLFDYTDDRPYNSNYATLTPGRSFYISLSLKFKS